The Phoenix dactylifera cultivar Barhee BC4 chromosome 9, palm_55x_up_171113_PBpolish2nd_filt_p, whole genome shotgun sequence genome window below encodes:
- the LOC103699802 gene encoding 7-deoxyloganetin glucosyltransferase-like isoform X1 — MAARPHAVCLPMATQGHINPFLKLAKILHSKGCFITFVYTEFDYARLLKAGGLDAVKGSGDFRFETIPDGLPPSDLDGNRHMPSLCDSLSKNGLVPFRDLITRLNSTASAPPVSLVIWGALMSFGRKAAAELGISDIMFWTASACGLMGFLHYPQLIDKGLAPLKDESYLTNGFLDTPVDWIPGMRDIRLRDLPALFRTTDPDDILFNFVIRETQDAFKATAIMINTFEDLEHEVLDALGRMLPPIYTVGSISMLCKQMSNNSSMSLPSNLWKEDASCIEWLDRRDPKSVVYVNFGSIINLSMERLLEFAWGLANSNHFFLWVIRSDLVSGAKAILPQDFLRETKERCLVASWCPQEEVLLHPSVGAFLTHCGWNSTLESICGGVPVLCYPAFAEQTTNCYFACKKWGIGLEIGADVKRDEVEGVIKEVMDGAKAKDMRKKAGKLKEMAERAVKEGGTSYSNMNLLLNSLFSGLQ, encoded by the exons ATGGCGGCCAGGCCTCATGCAGTTTGCCTCCCAATGGCAACTCAAGGCCACATAAATCCCTTCCTCAAGCTAGCCAAGATCCTCCACTCCAAGGGCTGCTTCATCACCTTTGTCTACACCGAGTTTGACTACGCCCGCCTGTTGAAAGCCGGCGGCCTGGATGCCGTGAAGGGCTCCGGCGACTTCCGGTTCGAGACCATCCCTGATGGCCTCCCGCCGTCCGATCTCGACGGCAACCGGCACATGCCCAGCCTGTGCGATTCCCTCAGCAAGAACGGGTTGGTCCCCTTCCGCGATCTCATAACTAGGCTTAACAGTACTGCTTCAGCGCCTCCAGTTAGCCTTGTCATCTGGGGTGCCCTCATGAGCTTCGGCCGGAAGGCCGCCGCAGAGCTCGGCATCTCCGACATCATGTTTTGGACTGCTAGCGCTTGTGGTTTGATGGGCTTCCTCCATTATCCGCAGCTCATTGACAAGGGCTTGGCGCCACTGAAAG ATGAGAGTTATCTCACCAATGGATTCCTTGACACTCCCGTGGATTGGATCCCTGGCATGAGGGACATTCGACTAAGAGATCTTCCTGCACTCTTTCGGACGACGGACCCTGACGATATATTGTTTAACTTCGTGATAAGGGAGACACAAGATGCCTTCAAGGCCACTGCAATCATGATCAATACTTTCGAAGACTTGGAGCATGAAGTTCTAGATGCCTTGGGACGGATGCTGCCTCCCATTTATACTGTCGGTTCGATATCCATGCTTTGCAAACAGATGTCCAATAATTCGTCCATGTCTCTACCATCAAATCTGTGGAAAGAGGATGCGAGTTGCATCGAGTGGTTGGATCGAAGGGACCCCAAATCCGTGGTGTATGTGAACTTTGGAAGCATCATAAACTTGTCGATGGAGCGCTTGCTGGAGTTCGCTTGGGGGCTTGCAAATAGTAATCATTTCTTCCTGTGGGTCATCcgatccgacctcgtctccggcgCCAAGGCCATTTTGCCGCAagattttctgagagagacGAAAGAAAGGTGTTTGGTGGCAAGCTGGTGCCCGCAAGAGGAAGTTCTCTTGCACCCCTCGGTTGGGGCGTTTTTAACACACTGTGGGTGGAATTCGACATTGGAAAGCATATGTGGCGGAGTTCCGGTTTTATGTTATCCTGCCTTTGCGGAGCAGACGACCAACTGTTACTTTGCTTGTAAGAAATGGGGTATTGGACTGGAGATTGGTGCCGATGTCAAAAGGGACGAGGTAGAGGGCGTTATTAAGGAGGTGATGGATGGGGCCAAGGCAAAGGATATGAGAAAGAAAGCTGGGAAGTTGAAGGAGATGGCGGAGAGGGCTGTGAAAGAAGGCGGAACCTCCTACTCAAACATGAACCTACTACTTAATAGCTTATTCTCAGGACTTCAATGA
- the LOC103699802 gene encoding 7-deoxyloganetin glucosyltransferase-like isoform X3 translates to MAARPHAVCLPMATQGHINPFLKLAKILHSKGFFITFVYTEFDYARLMKAGGPDAVKGSGDFRFETIPDGLPPSDLDGNRHIPTLCDSLTKNGLVPFRDLIIRLNSTASAPPVSLVIWGGLMCFGRKAAAELGISDIMFWTASASGLMGLLHYPQLIGKGLAPLKDESYLTNGFLDTPVDWIPGMRDIRLRDLPALFRTTDPDDILFNFVIRETQDAFKATAIMINTFEDLEHEVLDALGRMLPPIYTVGSISMLCKQMSNNSSMSLPSNLWKEDASCIEWLDRRDPKSVVYVNFGSIINLSMERLLEFAWGLANSNHFFLWVIRSDLVSGAKAILPQDFLRETKERCLVASWCPQEEVLLHPSVGAFLTHCGWNSTLESICGGVPVLCYPAFAEQTTNCYFACKKWGIGLEIGADVKRDEVEGVIKEVMDGAKAKDMRKKAGKLKEMAERAVKEGGTSYSNMNLLLNSLFSGLQ, encoded by the exons ATGGCGGCCAGGCCTCATGCAGTTTGCCTCCCAATGGCAACTCAAGGCCACATAAATCCCTTCCTCAAGCTAGCCAAGATCCTCCACTCCAAGGGCTTCTTCATCACCTTTGTGTACACCGAGTTCGACTATGCCCGCCTGATGAAAGCCGGCGGCCCGGATGCCGTGAAGGGCTCCGGCGACTTCCGGTTCGAGACCATCCCTGATGGCCTCCCGCCGTCCGATCTCGACGGCAACCGGCACATACCCACCCTGTGCGATTCCCTCACCAAGAACGGGTTGGTCCCCTTTCGCGATCTCATAATCAGGCTTAACAGTACTGCATCAGCGCCTCCAGTTAGCCTTGTCATCTGGGGTGGCCTCATGTGCTTCGGCCGGAAGGCCGCCGCAGAGCTCGGCATCTCCGACATCATGTTTTGGACTGCTAGTGCTAGTGGTTTGATGGGCCTCCTCCATTATCCGCAGCTCATTGGCAAGGGCTTGGCGCCACTGAAAG ATGAGAGTTATCTCACCAATGGATTCCTTGACACTCCCGTGGATTGGATCCCTGGCATGAGGGACATTCGACTAAGAGATCTTCCTGCACTCTTTCGGACGACGGACCCTGACGATATATTGTTTAACTTCGTGATAAGGGAGACACAAGATGCCTTCAAGGCCACTGCAATCATGATCAATACTTTCGAAGACTTGGAGCATGAAGTTCTAGATGCCTTGGGACGGATGCTGCCTCCCATTTATACTGTCGGTTCGATATCCATGCTTTGCAAACAGATGTCCAATAATTCGTCCATGTCTCTACCATCAAATCTGTGGAAAGAGGATGCGAGTTGCATCGAGTGGTTGGATCGAAGGGACCCCAAATCCGTGGTGTATGTGAACTTTGGAAGCATCATAAACTTGTCGATGGAGCGCTTGCTGGAGTTCGCTTGGGGGCTTGCAAATAGTAATCATTTCTTCCTGTGGGTCATCcgatccgacctcgtctccggcgCCAAGGCCATTTTGCCGCAagattttctgagagagacGAAAGAAAGGTGTTTGGTGGCAAGCTGGTGCCCGCAAGAGGAAGTTCTCTTGCACCCCTCGGTTGGGGCGTTTTTAACACACTGTGGGTGGAATTCGACATTGGAAAGCATATGTGGCGGAGTTCCGGTTTTATGTTATCCTGCCTTTGCGGAGCAGACGACCAACTGTTACTTTGCTTGTAAGAAATGGGGTATTGGACTGGAGATTGGTGCCGATGTCAAAAGGGACGAGGTAGAGGGCGTTATTAAGGAGGTGATGGATGGGGCCAAGGCAAAGGATATGAGAAAGAAAGCTGGGAAGTTGAAGGAGATGGCGGAGAGGGCTGTGAAAGAAGGCGGAACCTCCTACTCAAACATGAACCTACTACTTAATAGCTTATTCTCAGGACTTCAATGA
- the LOC103699802 gene encoding 7-deoxyloganetin glucosyltransferase-like isoform X2, producing MAARPHAVCLPMATQGHINPFLKLAKILHSKGCFITFVYTEFDYARLLKAGGLDAVKGSGDFRFETIPDGLPPSDLDGNRHMPSLCDSLSKNGLVPFRDLITRLNSTASAPPVSLVIWGALMSFGRKAAAELGISDIMFWTASACGLMGFLHYPQLIDKGLAPLKDECYLTNGFLDTPVDWIPGMRDIRLRDLPALLRTTDPHDILFNFLTKETQEAFEATAVMINTFEDLEHEVLDAMGQMLHPIYTVGSISMLCKQMSNNSSMSLPSNLWKEDASCIEWLDRRDPKSVVYVNFGSVINLSMERLLEFAWGLANSNHFFLWVIRSDLVSGAKAILPQDFLRETKERCLVASWCPQEEALLHPSVGAFLTHCGWNSTLESICGGVPVLCYPAFAEQTTNCYFACKKWGIGLEIGADVKRDEVEGVIKEVMDGAKGKDMRKKAGKLKEMAENAVKEGGTSYSNMNLLLNSLFSGLE from the exons ATGGCGGCCAGGCCTCATGCAGTTTGCCTCCCAATGGCAACTCAAGGCCACATAAATCCCTTCCTCAAGCTAGCCAAGATCCTCCACTCCAAGGGCTGCTTCATCACCTTTGTCTACACCGAGTTTGACTACGCCCGCCTGTTGAAAGCCGGCGGCCTGGATGCCGTGAAGGGCTCCGGCGACTTCCGGTTCGAGACCATCCCTGATGGCCTCCCGCCGTCCGATCTCGACGGCAACCGGCACATGCCCAGCCTGTGCGATTCCCTCAGCAAGAACGGGTTGGTCCCCTTCCGCGATCTCATAACTAGGCTTAACAGTACTGCTTCAGCGCCTCCAGTTAGCCTTGTCATCTGGGGTGCCCTCATGAGCTTCGGCCGGAAGGCCGCCGCAGAGCTCGGCATCTCCGACATCATGTTTTGGACTGCTAGCGCTTGTGGTTTGATGGGCTTCCTCCATTATCCGCAGCTCATTGACAAGGGCTTGGCGCCACTGAAAG ATGAGTGTTATCTCACCAATGGATTCCTTGACACTCCCGTGGATTGGATCCCTGGCATGAGGGACATTCGACTAAGAGATCTTCCTGCACTCCTTCGAACGACCGACCCTCACGATATCTTGTTTAACTTCCTGACTAAGGAGACACAAGAAGCCTTCGAGGCCACTGCAGTCATGATCAATACTTTCGAAGATTTGGAGCATGAAGTTCTAGATGCAATGGGACAGATGCTGCATCCCATTTACACTGTCGGTTCGATATCCATGCTTTGCAAACAGATGTCCAATAATTCATCCATGTCTCTACCATCGAATCTATGGAAAGAGGATGCGAGTTGCATCGAGTGGTTGGATCGAAGGGACCCCAAATCCGTGGTGTACGTGAACTTTGGAAGCGTCATTAACTTGTCGATGGAGCGCTTGCTGGAGTTCGCTTGGGGGCTTGCAAATAGTAATCATTTCTTCCTGTGGGTCATCcgatccgacctcgtctccggcgCCAAGGCCATTTTGCCGCAagattttctgagagagacGAAAGAAAGGTGTTTGGTGGCAAGCTGGTGCCCGCAAGAGGAAGCTCTCTTGCACCCTTCTGTTGGGGCGTTTTTAACACACTGTGGGTGGAATTCAACATTGGAAAGCATATGTGGCGGAGTTCCGGTTTTATGTTATCCTGCCTTTGCGGAGCAGACGACAAACTGTTACTTTGCTTGTAAGAAATGGGGTATTGGACTGGAGATTGGTGCCGATGTCAAAAGGGATGAGGTAGAGGGTGTTATTAAGGAGGTGATGGATGGGGCTAAGGGAAAGGATATGAGAAAGAAGGCTGGGAAGTTGAAGGAGATGGCAGAGAATGCTGTGAAAGAAGGCGGAACCTCCTACTCAAACATGAACCTACTACTCAATAGCTTATTCTCAGGACTTGAATGA
- the LOC103714102 gene encoding 7-deoxyloganetin glucosyltransferase-like, giving the protein MAARAHAVCLPMAAQGHINPFLKLAKILHAKGFFVTFVYTEFDYARLLKAGGPDAVKGSGDFRFETIPDGLPPSDLDGNRHIPTLCDSLSKKGLIPFRDLITRLNSSAAAPPVSLVIWDGIMSFGRKAAAELGISDIMFWTASACGLMGFLHYPQLIDKGLAPLKDESYLTNGFLNTPVDWIPGMRDIRLRDLPELFRTTDPHDILFNFAIKETQDAFNATAIMINTLDDLEHEVLDALGRMLPPIYTVGSLSMLCKQISNNSSMSLQSNLWKEDASCIEWLDRRDPKSVVYVNFGSVINLSVERLLEFAWGLANSNHFFLWVIRSDLVSGAKAILPQDFLRETKERCLVASWCPQEEVLLHPSVGAFLTHCGWNSILESIRGGVPVLCYPAFAEQPTNCYFACKKWGIGMEIGADLKRDEVEGVIKEVMDGAKGRDMRKKAGKFKEMAERAVKEGGTSYSNMNLLLNSLFSGLE; this is encoded by the exons ATGGCGGCCAGGGCTCATGCAGTTTGCCTCCCAATGGCAGCTCAAGGCCACATAAATCCCTTCCTCAAGCTAGCCAAGATCCTCCACGCCAAGGGCTTCTTCGTCACCTTTGTCTACACCGAGTTTGACTACGCCCGCCTGTTGAAAGCCGGCGGCCCGGATGCCGTGAAGGGCTCCGGCGACTTCCGGTTCGAGACCATCCCTGATGGCCTCCCGCCGTCCGATCTCGACGGCAACCGGCACATACCCACCCTGTGCGATTCCCTCAGCAAGAAAGGGCTGATCCCTTTTCGCGATCTCATAACCAGGCTTAACAGTAGTGCTGCAGCGCCTCCAGTTAGCCTTGTCATCTGGGATGGCATCATGAGCTTCGGCCGGAAGGCCGCCGCAGAGCTCGGCATCTCCGACATCATGTTTTGGACTGCTAGCGCTTGTGGTTTGATGGGCTTCCTCCATTATCCGCAGCTCATTGACAAGGGCTTGGCGCCACTGAAAG ATGAGAGTTATCTCACCAATGGATTCCTTAACACTCCCGTGGATTGGATCCCTGGCATGAGGGACATTCGACTAAGAGATCTTCCTGAACTCTTTCGAACGACAGACCCTCACGATATCTTGTTTAACTTCGCGATAAAGGAGACACAAGATGCCTTCAACGCCACTGCAATCATGATCAATACTTTGGACGACTTGGAGCATGAAGTTCTAGATGCATTGGGACGGATGCTGCCTCCCATTTACACCGTCGGTTCCCTATCCATGCTTTGCAAACAGATATCCAATAATTCGTCCATGTCTCTGCAATCGAATCTATGGAAAGAGGATGCGAGTTGCATCGAGTGGTTGGATCGAAGGGACCCCAAATCCGTGGTGTACGTGAACTTTGGTAGCGTCATTAACTTGTCGGTGGAGCGCTTGCTGGAGTTCGCTTGGGGGCTTGCAAATAGTAATCATTTCTTCTTGTGGGTCATCcgatccgacctcgtctccggcgCCAAGGCCATTTTGCCGCAAGATTTTTTGAGAGAGACGAAGGAAAGGTGTTTGGTGGCAAGCTGGTGCCCGCAAGAGGAAGTTCTCTTGCACCCTTCGGTTGGGGCGTTTTTGACACACTGTGGGTGGAATTCCATATTAGAAAGCATACGAGGTGGAGTGCCGGTTTTATGTTATCCTGCCTTTGCGGAGCAGCCGACCAACTGTTACTTTGCTTGCAAGAAATGGGGTATTGGAATGGAGATTGGTGCCGATTTGAAAAGGGACGAGGTAGAGGGCGTTATTAAGGAGGTGATGGATGGAGCGAAGGGAAGGGATATGAGAAAGAAGGCAGGGAAGTTTAAGGAGATGGCGGAGAGGGCTGTCAAAGAAGGCGGAACCTCCTACTCAAACATGAACCTACTACTCAATAGCTTATTCTCAGGACTTGAATGA
- the LOC103714100 gene encoding zinc finger CCCH domain-containing protein 40-like encodes MAHRLLRDAQADGWERSDFPIICESCLGDNPYVRMSRADYDKECKICTRPFTVFRWRPGRDARYKKTEICQTCCKLKNVCQVCLLDLEYGLPVQVRDTALSINSNDAIPKSDVNREYFAEEHDRRARAGIDYESSYGKARPNDTILKLQRTTPYYKRNRAHVCSFYARGECTRGAECPYRHEMPVTGELSQQNIKDRYYGVNDPVALKLLSKAGEMPSLTPPEDEGIRTLYVGGLDARVTEQDLRDHFYAHGEIESIRMVLQRACAFVTYTTREGAEKAAEDLANKLVIKGMRLKLMWGKPQASKPEGEVPDDEAARQGLVAHGGMLPRAVISQQQSNQQPQPPGTQDQQQPPLHYFNIPAPPPAERTFYPSMDPQRMGALVPSQEASDSKGGSDKQPLLRAPNSSGQAYPVMPPHLQGQYPQFYAPYGYMAPAPPPYQQQYPPYQSMMAPPPPPPAPPAVQQYPSGAPGSSSQS; translated from the exons ATGGCGCATCGGCTGCTGAGAGACGCGCAGGCCGACGGATGGGAGCGCTCCGACTTCCCCATCATCTGCGAATCCTGCCTTGGCGACAACCCCTATGTTCGAATG TCAAGGGCAGATTATGACAAGGAGTGTAAGATCTGCACACGACCATTTACAGTCTTCAGGTGGAGACCGGGACGCGATGCAAGatacaaaaagacagagatctGCCAGACATGCTGTAAGCTGAAAAACGTGTGCCAGGTCTGCCTCCTGGATCTTGAGTATGGGTTGCCTGTTCAGGTTCGGGACACTGCCTTGTCTATCaattccaatgatgcaatcccGAAGAGCGACGTGAATAGGGAGTACTTTGCAGAAGAGCATGACCGCAGG GCTAGAGCTGGCATTGATTATGAGTCTTCATATGGAAAGGCGCGTCCAAATGACACCATTTTAAAGCTTCAAAGGACAACACCATATTACAAAAGGAATCGGGCACATGTTTGTAGCTTTTATGCGCGTGGTGAATGCACACGCGGTGCTGAATGTCCATATCGGCATGAGATGCCTGTTACTGGGGAGTTATCCCAGCAGAACATAAAAGATCGGTATTATGG GGTGAATGACCCAGTCGCTCTGAAGCTGTTAAGCAAGGCAGGTGAGATGCCATCTCTGACGCCCCCAGAAGATGAGGGCATAAGGACACTGTACGTTGGGGGCCTTGATGCCCGAGTCACCGAGCAGGATCTGAGGGATCACTTCTATGCCCATGGCGAGATTGAATCAATCAGGATGGTGCTCCAACGAGCATGTGCCTTTGTGACATACACAACAAGAGAAGGAGCAGAAAAGGCTGCAGAGGACCTAGCCAACAAACTCGTCATTAAAGGGATGCGTCTGAAGCTGATGTGGGGAAAGCCTCAGGCCTCCAAACCAGAGGGGGAGGTACCAGACGATGAGGCTGCAAGGCAAGGGCTCGTGGCACACGGAGGGATGCTTCCAAGAGCTGTTATATCCCAGCAGCAAAGCAACCAGCAGCCTCAACCACCAGGCACACAGGACCAGCAGCAGCCACCACTGCACTACTTTAACATTCCAGCGCCGCCCCCAGCGGAGCGAACCTTCTACCCCTCAATGGATCCTCAGAGAATGGGTGCTCTAGTACCGTCTCAGGAAGCCAGCGACAGCAAGGGGGGATCAGACAAGCAGCCACTGCTGCGGGCACCAAATAGCTCAGGGCAAGCCTACCCTGTTATGCCGCCCCATCTTCAGGGCCAGTACCCACAGTTTTATGCACCATATGGGTACATGGCCCCAGCACCGCCACCTTATCAGCAGCAGTATCCTCCTTACCAGTCAATGATGGCTCCGCCCCCGCCTCCACCTGCGCCTCCTGCAGTGCAGCAGTACCCTTCAGGTGCGCCTGGGTCGTCTTCTCAGAGCTGA
- the LOC103714101 gene encoding 7-deoxyloganetin glucosyltransferase-like, with amino-acid sequence MAARAHAVCLPMAAQGHINPFLKLAKILHAKGFFVTFVYTEFDYARLLKAGGLDAVKGSGDFRFETIPDFLPPSDLDGNRHIPSLCDSLSKNGLVPFRDLLARLNNTAAAPPVSLVIWDGIMTFGRKAAAELGISNIMFWTASASGLMGFLHYPQLIDKGLAPLKDESYLTNGFLDTPVDWIPGMRDIRLRDLPELLRTTDPRDILFNFAIKETQDAFNATAIMINTLDDLEHEVLDALGRMLPPIYTVGSLSMLCKQISNNSSMSLQSNLWKEDASCIEWLDRRDPKSVVYVNFGSVINLSMERLLEFAWGLANSNHFFLWVIRSDLVFGEKAILPQDFLRETKERCLVASWCPQEEVLLHPSVGAFLTHCGWNSILESIRGGVPVLCYPAFAEQPTNCYFACKKWGIGMEIGADLKRDEVEGVIKEVMDGAKGKDMRKKAGKFKEMAERAVKEGGTSYSNMNLLLHSLFSRLE; translated from the exons ATGGCGGCCAGGGCTCATGCAGTTTGCCTCCCAATGGCAGCTCAAGGCCACATAAATCCCTTCCTCAAGCTAGCCAAGATCCTCCACGCCAAGGGCTTCTTCGTCACCTTTGTCTACACCGAGTTTGACTACGCCCGCCTGTTGAAAGCCGGCGGCCTGGATGCCGTGAAGGGCTCCGGCGACTTCCGGTTCGAGACCATCCCTGATTTCCTCCCGCCGTCCGATCTCGACGGCAACCGGCACATACCCAGCCTGTGCGATTCCCTCAGCAAGAACGGGTTGGTCCCCTTTCGCGATCTCTTAGCCAGGCTTAACAATACTGCTGCAGCGCCTCCAGTTAGCCTTGTCATCTGGGATGGCATCATGACCTTCGGCCGGAAGGCCGCCGCAGAGCTCGGCATCTCCAACATCATGTTTTGGACTGCTAGTGCTAGTGGTTTGATGGGCTTCCTCCATTATCCGCAGCTCATTGACAAGGGCTTGGCGCCACTGAAAG ATGAGAGTTATCTCACCAATGGATTCCTTGACACTCCCGTGGATTGGATCCCTGGCATGAGGGACATTCGACTAAGAGATCTTCCTGAACTCCTTCGAACGACAGACCCTCGCGATATCTTGTTTAACTTCGCGATAAAGGAGACACAAGATGCCTTCAACGCCACTGCAATCATGATCAATACTTTGGACGACTTGGAGCATGAAGTTCTAGATGCATTGGGACGGATGCTGCCTCCCATTTACACCGTCGGTTCCCTATCCATGCTTTGCAAACAGATATCCAATAATTCGTCCATGTCTCTGCAATCGAATCTATGGAAAGAGGATGCGAGTTGCATCGAGTGGTTGGATCGAAGGGACCCCAAATCCGTGGTGTACGTGAACTTTGGTAGCGTCATTAACTTGTCGATGGAGCGCTTGCTGGAGTTCGCTTGGGGGCTTGCAAATAGTAATCATTTCTTCTTGTGGGTCATCCGATCCGACCTCGTCTTCGGCGAAAAGGCCATTTTGCCGCAAGATTTTTTGAGAGAGACGAAGGAAAGGTGTTTGGTGGCAAGCTGGTGCCCGCAAGAGGAAGTTCTCTTGCACCCTTCGGTTGGGGCGTTTTTGACACACTGTGGGTGGAATTCCATATTAGAAAGCATACGAGGTGGAGTGCCGGTTTTATGTTATCCTGCCTTTGCGGAGCAGCCGACCAACTGTTACTTTGCTTGTAAGAAATGGGGTATTGGAATGGAGATTGGTGCCGATTTGAAAAGGGACGAGGTAGAGGGCGTTATTAAGGAGGTGATGGATGGAGCGAAGGGAAAGGATATGAGAAAGAAGGCTGGGAAGTTCAAGGAGATGGCGGAGAGGGCTGTCAAAGAAGGCGGAACCTCCTACTCAAACATGAACCTACTACTCCATAGCTTATTCTCACGACTTGAATGA